A DNA window from Naumovozyma dairenensis CBS 421 chromosome 7, complete genome contains the following coding sequences:
- the SPE4 gene encoding spermine synthase (similar to Saccharomyces cerevisiae SPE4 (YLR146C); ancestral locus Anc_8.354), with translation MTTATTEPPAKTTLPRHPLIKDGWFREINDKCFPGQAFAIKVSEILHTSQSDFQDILVFQSESYGVVLVLDGIVQCTERDEFAYQEMISHIPMYLHKNPKKVLVIGGGDGGVLREVVKHDCIKSATLVEIDKTVIELSKKYLLEMSTAFDHPKVNVELCDGFKYLKQVRDWEYNDKFDVIITDSSDPEGPAEAFFQREYFQLLQGALKDDGILIAQASENVWLDLKYLTKLIKTAKSVFPNTNYCYTMVPSYTSGQLGLIVCSKQYDLNLTIPTRLPTENEQGLLRYYNPEIHSSFVCSSNLGKFND, from the coding sequence ATGACTacagcaacaacagaaCCACCTGCTAAGACTACATTACCTCGTCATCCATTGATTAAAGATGGTTGGTTCAGAGAAATAAACGATAAATGTTTCCCTGGCCAAGCATTTGCCATTAAAGTAAGTGAAATCTTACATACATCTCAAAGTGACTTCCAAGATATATTAGTCTTCCAAAGTGAAAGTTATGGTGTGGTCTTGGTACTTGATGGGATTGTTCAATGTACAGAAAGAGATGAATTCGCATATCAAGAAATGATTTCTCATATCCCCATGTATCTTCATAAGAATCCAAAGAAAGTACTTGTCATTGGAGGAGGAGATGGTGGTGTACTAAGAGAAGTTGTAAAACATGATTGCATAAAAAGTGCAACGTTGGTGGAAATTGATAAAACTGTCATTGAATTAtcgaaaaaatatttattggaAATGTCTACTGCATTCGATCATCCAAAGGTTAATGTGGAGTTATGTGATggattcaaatatttaaaacaAGTGAGGGATTGggaatataatgataaatttgatgTGATCATTACAGATAGTTCTGATCCTGAAGGTCCGGCTGAAGCTTTCTTCCAAAGAGAATATTTCCAATTATTACAAGGTGCATTAAAGGATGATGGTATTTTAATTGCTCAAGCTTCTGAAAATGTTTGGTTAGATTTGAAATACTTGACCAAATTAATTAAGACAGCTAAATCAGTATTCCCAAATACTAATTATTGTTATACAATGGTTCCAAGTTATACTTCAGGACAATTAGGCTTGATAGTTTGTAGTAAGCAatatgatttgaatttaacaATCCCAACTCGTTTACCAACAGAAAATGAACAAGGGTTATTAAGATATTATAATCCAGAAATACATTCAAGCTTCGTTTGTTCTTCCAACTTGGGCAAATTCAATGATTAA
- the RMP1 gene encoding Rmp1p (similar to Saccharomyces cerevisiae RMP1 (YLR145W); ancestral locus Anc_8.353), with the protein MQQSLDSDYTYNQRYKDLYLKLHQEFRILHLLYHRNKNQHRLSIWWKRFNMLKRNCAQVIELIEYHYKQPEYNGKMTSSSSSKSKRQKQKIVIIRLYRLIHSMFSKRYLSKMYYDFNGIIALGQFVTLGVVLVGLLGRIYSIYLELFELNRNNFKHVGCIIKDIPINKILVNETNQAIMKSINQEELGEELGEEISIDDTMHNVRNTIIEQQLDDNVIEMKISTGIRIQENITTEHTIEKKKDNKIKKKKNKKSKSKSKSAIDSIFG; encoded by the coding sequence atgcAACAGTCTTTGGATAGCGATTATACTTACAACCAACGGTATAAagatttatatttaaaattaCATCAGGAATTTAGGATTTTAcatttattatatcatcGAAATAAAAATCAACATAGATTATCAATATGGTGGAAAAGGTTTAATATGTTAAAAAGAAACTGTGCTCAAGTGATTGAATTGATAGAATATCATTATAAGCAGCCAGAGTATAATGGAAAAATGActtcatcgtcatcatcgAAGAGTAAAAGACAAAAGCAGAAAatagttattattagattatATCGATTGATTCATTCAATGTTTTCAAAACGTTATTTATCGAAAATGTATTATGATTTCAATGGAATCATTGCATTGGGACAGTTTGTTACCTTGGGGGTAGTATTAGTTGGATTGTTAGGTAGAATCTATTCTATTTATTTGGAACTATTTGAACTAAATCGTAATAATTTTAAGCATGTTGGTTGTattattaaagatattCCAATAAACAAGATATTGGTAAATGAAACTAACCAAGCtataatgaaatcaattaaCCAAGAAGAACTAGGCGAAGAACTAGGTgaagaaatttcaataGATGATACTATGCATAATGTTAGGAATACAATAATAGAACAACAATTGGATGATAACGTaatagaaatgaaaatttctACTGGTATAAGAATTCAAGAGAATATTACTACTGAACATACAatagagaagaaaaaagataacaaaatcaagaagaaaaaaaacaagaaatctAAATCTAAATCTAAATCTGCCATAGATAGCATATTTGGATAG
- the SMD3 gene encoding mRNA splicing protein SMD3 (similar to Saccharomyces cerevisiae SMD3 (YLR147C); ancestral locus Anc_8.358), with protein MSSIPVKLLNEAQGHIVSVELATGETYRGKLIESEDNMNIQLRDVIVTGTDSKMTRMDHVFVRGVSY; from the coding sequence atgagTAGTATACCAGTGAAGTTATTGAATGAAGCTCAAGGACATATTGTTTCCGTGGAGTTAGCCACGGGAGAAACTTATAGAGGTAAACTTATAGAGAGTGAAGATAATatgaatattcaattaCGAGATGTTATTGTTACAGGGACAGATAGTAAGATGACTAGGATGGATCATGTATTTGTAAGGGGAGTCTCATATTAG
- the PEP3 gene encoding tethering complex subunit PEP3 (similar to Saccharomyces cerevisiae PEP3 (YLR148W); ancestral locus Anc_8.359), whose amino-acid sequence MNVDIENVQLDFIKELSKNITALQVKSNNLCFALKSGKIYLINLETPSNVVHFQIPLLITNNDNNLNVNEKLLTISLSPNADKLFIKTNFANYYILQLNHQQEPNTNINKINSIIPIKKLSKKKNYDIRAIEWINNDTIICGSTDGTILRIDSSQTLLLTGSKQPKVTQLIQDSSSSIDGILYHNEKLLIASGNQGTIKIWKNVKFMNQHDMETFFKEKFKSPDEMENFDDNLIADDDHHDNKIMHFTPKFSSYGSLFAWVTSTGIVFGDLEPSTKAKVNQPIEDTKPTILKDAKILLNIELSDSKYKIKDVIMTKFHIIIIRGFTITIINQLDNSIVFEESIWDNKDTSSGKLLGLAADYSQSLPTFWCFSNTNIYEIILNKESNAIWKLLCDQKKFDVALSLKDSLNQFQIDSILLYKGEHLLLTAHDGMDENLYAEAARCFGLTSSSSITSLALKFFQLKDNFTNNDDSNGNEISSTKNLQIFLTTKLNHINNKVQGILISSWIIWLFMKELNHIEEKISQSKIQDDITNLNETKFKTSKELQTFLSKNLHHLDKETIYQIISNQNRKNELLYFANLIEDYHDVLDYWITQENWYESLKILVKFNDPNLVYKYSNVLLINSPESTINSWMKIDNIDATELIPSILNYYTNFQKQSISTAEELQNYGLFYLKWYIEQTYNLNVPIIYNTVLYMLIVKDGSIPLVSSERSEQMETYEQSIINFLTKYHDKYDQDFILRLSLKFKRIKVSIFLYSQLHLYEDSINLALQNNLINLAKIIANDPSLDENLKLRKKLWLEIAKNLLFTSTTDNNDNERAIDLKSTIRSIINDSNNLLEIKDLLPFFNEFTTIANLKDELIKSLEVHSQSMIQTSSAIKKSLILKKNIKEEIKNFEKRYQILEPGKSCNSCHKFLQSRKFLVFPCDHCFHTDCLIKEILNSNDYYLKDKIGKFQKNYQRIENQLILRN is encoded by the coding sequence ATGAATGTGGATATAGAGAACGTTCAATTAGACTTTATCAAggaattatcaaaaaatatcacTGCTTTACAAgtaaaatcaaataatctATGCTTCGCCTTAAAATCAggtaaaatatatttaatcaatttagaAACACCTTCAAATGTAGTTCATTTCCAAataccattattaataacaaataatgataataatctGAACGTTAACGAGAAATTATTAACCATCTCATTATCTCCAAACGCTGATAAACTTTTCATAAAGACAAATTTCGCAAATTATTACATATTACAATTAAATCATCAACAAGAACCAAATACCaacattaataaaataaatagcATAATACCAATTAAAAAGTTGtcgaaaaagaaaaattatgaCATAAGGGCAATTGAATGgattaataatgatacaatCATTTGTGGTTCCACAGATGGTACAATCCTTCGGATAGATTCTTCTCaaactttattattaacagGTTCAAAACAACCTAAAGTGACTCAATTAATCCaagattcttcatcatcaatcGATGGGATACTGTAtcataatgaaaaattactcATTGCATCTGGTAATCAAGGAACTATCAAGATATGGAAAAATGTGAAATTTATGAATCAACATGATATGGAAACgtttttcaaagaaaagttTAAATCTCCTGATGAAATGGAGaattttgatgataatttgaTTGCTGATGATGACCATCATGACAATAAAATTATGCATTTTACTCCAAAATTTTCTAGTTATGGTTCTTTATTTGCATGGGTTACAAGTACGGGTATAGTATTTGGTGATTTAGAACCGTCAACAAAGGCAAAGGTTAATCAACCAATTGAAGATACCAAACCCACTATCTTGAAAGATGCTAAAATTTTGTTGAATATTGAACTTTCAGATTCTAAATATAAGATTAAAGATGTAATCATGACCAAATTccatattatcattataagAGGGTTTACCattacaataataaatcaactAGATAACTCTATCGTATTCGAAGAATCAATATGGGATAATAAAGATACAAGTAGTGGGAAATTATTGGGCCTTGCAGCTGATTATTCTCAATCATTACCCACATTTTGGTGCTTTTCCAACACAAACATATATGAAATAATACtaaataaagaatcaaaCGCcatttggaaattattatgtgatcaaaagaaatttgatGTTGCCTTGAGTTTAAAGGattcattaaatcaattCCAAATTGATTCCATACTCTTATACAAGGGAGAGCACCTATTATTAACGGCTCATGATGGTATGGATGAAAACCTGTATGCTGAAGCAGCTAGATGTTTTGGTTTAACATCATCAAGTTCCATTACATCCTTAGCcttgaaatttttccaattgaaagataattTCACAAATAACGATGATTCCAACGGAAATGAAATTTCATCGACGAAAAATCTACAAATCTTCTTAACCACCAAATTAAatcatataaataataaagtacAAGGAATCTTGATTTCAAGTTGGATAATTTGGTTATTtatgaaagaattaaatcatattgaagaaaaaataagtcaatcaaaaattcaagatgATATAACAAACcttaatgaaacaaaattcaAGACATCAAAAGAATTGCAAAcatttttatcaaaaaatCTACATCATTtagataaagaaacaatataCCAAATCATTTCTAACCAAAATAggaaaaatgaattattatattttgctAATCTAATAGAGGATTATCATGATGTTTTAGATTATTGGATTACACAAGAAAATTGGTACGAATCTTTAAAAATCCTAGTGAAATTTAATGATCCTAATTTAgtttataaatattcaaatgttctattaataaattcccCGGAATCTACAATAAATTCATGGAtgaaaattgataatattgatgcTACCGAATTAATTCCATCAATATTAAACTATTATACGAACTTCCAGAAACAATCAATCTCAACCGCAGAGGAACTACAAAATTATGgattattttatttgaaatggTACATTGAACAAACTTATAATTTAAATGTGCCTATAATATACAATACAGTATTATACATGTTGATAGTTAAAGATGGATCCATTCCATTAGTCTCCTCAGAAAGATCAGAACAAATGGAAACTTATGAacaatcaataataaatttcttAACAAAATATCATGATAAATATGATCAAGATTTTATATTAAGATTGAGTttaaaattcaaaagaatAAAAGTTTCCATTTTCCTTTATAGTCAATTACATTTATATGAAGATTCTATCAATTTAGCActtcaaaataatttgatcaatttAGCCAAAATAATTGCCAATGACCCATCACTTGATGAAAACCTTaaattaaggaaaaaattatgGTTAGAAATTGCCAAAAATCTACTATTTACTTCTACcactgataataatgataacgaGAGAGcaattgatttgaaatctACAATAAGGTCAATTATAAACGATTCCAACAACTTAttagaaattaaagatcttttaccatttttcaaCGAATTTACCACAATTGCTaatttaaaagatgaattaattaaaagTTTAGAAGTTCATAGTCAATCTATGATCCAAACATCTTCTGCtattaaaaaatcattaatcttaaagaaaaatattaaagaagaaattaagaaTTTTGAGAAAAGGTATCAAATTTTAGAACCAGGTAAATCATGTAATTCATGTCATAAATTTTTACAATCAAGgaaatttcttgttttccCTTGTGACCATTGTTTTCATACAGATTGTTTAATTAAGGAAATTTTAAACTCtaatgattattatttaaaggaTAAGATTGGTaagtttcaaaaaaattatcaaaggATAGAAAATCAGTTAATTTTAAGGAATtag
- the NDAI0G02410 gene encoding uncharacterized protein (similar to Saccharomyces cerevisiae YLR146W-A; ancestral locus Anc_8.356), with product MDPYKDEDTSSSTTDGYTEPRRNNDRETQKQVTSSALLNDLLSQALEQQSQINDLFAKLTDVNKEVRTDIDEFCDLYEKSIMFNTNNNITNDDMDNERTHASMNSSREEIN from the coding sequence ATGGATCCCTATAAAGACGAAGATACATCGTCATCAACTACAGACGGATACACAGAaccaagaagaaataatgaCAGAGAAACCCAGAAACAAGTAACCTCGTCAGCATTGTTGAATGATTTACTTTCACAAGCACTGGAACAACAATCACAAATAAACGACCTTTTCGCTAAATTGACTGATGTCAATAAAGAAGTTCGTACAGATATAGATGAATTCTGTGATCTCTACGAGAAAAGTATAATGTTTAAtactaacaataatatcacTAACGATGATATGGATAACGAGAGAACTCATGCCTCCATGAATTCTAGTAGGGAAGAAATTAATTag